The region CCTATGAAAATGATTATTCTTTAACCCTAGAGGGAGCTCTGGATCGAGAAAGTCTATCTGAATACAAtattactattacagcaacagatGAAGGAACTCCTCCACTTTCCAGCTCCAAAGTTATCAGTGTGCACGTTTCAGATGTAAATGACAATGCACCACTTTTCCCACAGTCTCCTCTTGAGGTATATTTAAAGGAAAACCATCCAACTGGATCTCTTATATTTACTGCGTCTGCGTGTGACGCCGATGTAAACGAGAATGCTCAAGTGACGTACTCTTTATTAGAATCTGCAGTCCAGGGAATACCTGTCTCTACTTTAATTAATGTGAACTCTGTGAGTGGGGAAATCTATGGAATGAAATCTTTTGATTATGAGGAATGTAAAACATTCCAGTTTCATATTGAAGCTAAGGATTCTGGAACCCCTTCACaaagcagcaacatgactgtgAACCTGTTTATTCTTGATGACAATGACAACACTCCTGAGATTCTCCCACCATATTCTAACCTTGGCCTCACTAATACTGAAAATATCCCATACTCTGCTGATGCTGGATATTTTGTTGCCAAGATACGGGCTTTTGATGCCGATTCTGGATACAATGCATGGCTTTCTTATTATATTGTGGAACCCAAAAGAACCGATCTTTACAGTATCAGTCTTTACTCTGGGGAAATTAGAACAAAACGAATTTTGAGAGATAATGACCTCAAAGAACAGAATTTGGTAATTGTGGTTCAGGACAATGGAGAGCCACCGTTATCAGCCACTGTGACCCTGACTATACTGGTTAGCGACAACACTCAAGAACAGCATTCAGAATTCAAGCCATCAAAGGACAACGATTTCTctgatttaaatacatatttactcaTCTCAATTGTCTCTATATCAATTATATTTCTATTGACTCTTCTTACTTTCATTGCCATTAAATGCCAGAGGACACAGAACAGTTTGAACAGGTATAGCACACCTATGATTTCCTCTTACCCTGATGGCACCTGGGGTTATTGTAAAACCCAGCACTGTGACATGCGTCTAAGCTCAGAGACTTCAAAGAGCGAGTTCATGGTTTGTAACGCACAGTTTGGGAATCAAAATGgggagattatatataaaaacggGACAAACTCAATTAAACGGGCTGAGCTGATAGGAAACCAAGTCATCATTTCAAACACGGAGGTAAGTTAATAGATAATAATTAGTAACTATGGAATTATTTGAGCTACTGTGGTACTAAATGGGTTGACTGCTTATATTTATTGTTGCTATTCAAGGTAAGAGGTATTAACAGAATATTTagtaatttagttattttaagtCCATTGCTGTGGTGTGCATCTAAGTTTAGGGAACTTATACCTAGGgattctgttttttggtttttataaatttaatttttcagtgcttatttttagctctTTTCGAGTTTTATATAGAtgccctgatttttttttcagggctttcactttttatatactgcatgaaattattgttttcgcttacttttcaaaatgtgtgggtgtttttttttttctgtcacaatatgtatagtgaCTCGACAGCACTTTCACACTTAagttgtacattctttcctttgcttTCTTCCGCAATGAAATCCTTCTGGAAACTGGGACATTGTTCTGGGGTTTTTGAGTGCCtatgcattttttcacatttcaccaCAGTTTGCAGTTCTGTTGTAAATCCTCACTATCTAATATAGTTTTAAATCCCATGGGCAAGCCtccatttctaattgtaatcttgttttaaatctcgcaatcTGTAATCTGTAATTTCGCAAttccagtagaaatgtaggaatttgttgccactcagtagttggggtgatTTTAAATCCATATTTTCGTAAtcgtattcagaacaaatcaaggATAGATACAAGTTAGGAAGGAGGGatattgcccaactgcactgggaaagatagattgttttagtttttttatgtagCACTACTAGTAATTCTTTTTTATGGGAAATGGGTGATGTcaatatgaattgagtaatcatttccagtgtttttcgggtgtttattggctatatagcgatttccttcttttttgtcattgtttatcatcttttatcggttaaaaccaaaaattagAAACCCTATTATATACAACAATGGGACAAACTCAATTAAACAGGCTGTGTTGATTAGAAACCAAGTAATcattgttgaattacaaataatgtgtgcacagtttttcaaacaaactttttttattcaaagctgtagtggttaaactgaacactgttatatgaagaAGAGGTTAAATGTTAgccaaacttgcaaagaaaatgtacaaaatgaaatttgctgGTTGCATAATTATTCAGCCCCTTAAGGCAGTATTGGttgaagcaccttttgcagccattactgctatgagtctttttggataggtctctacaagCTTGATGGTGCCATTTGTGCCAATTCtagatggtgaaatttttgcccattcttcatggggaaattgttccagttctgataaatttgagggggatcgtcaatggactgaaatcttcaagtctcgccatgaATTTAACTGGATTCAAGTCGAGagtttgactgggctactcaagaacattaattctcttcttattCAACCACTCCATTGTGgatttggctttgtgcttcgggacATTGTCCTGccaaaatgtgaatttcctccccagtttcagagtcttggctgactcaaacatgttttcctcaagggttcacctgtactttgcaccatccattctcgcctctatcctgacaagcttcccagtccctgctgaagagaagcatcttCATAActcgatgctgccaccaccatgcttgacaattggggtggtgttgactgggtgatgtgcagtgttaggcttgcgccagacgtaacgcttggaatttagctgagggaaattatttacaagttaaaccactttgagtacacacaggccgaaaccatttcactaattttgtgacctttcaaacaaatcatttgcacctgagctgatttagggctgcagtagtaAAGGGGTTATGCAACTGAAATTAATCTGTTCTTctttgtaaatcttacttatttatcaTCTAGATGCactttttaactttatcaatgtgaaatagtttgtgtagattctacatgtgaAGTCTAATTTGAAGACGTCATGGAGTACGCTAAAgtgccaaaaaaatgtgaaaactttttttGGGGGAGGGATACTTCTgaaaactattatatatatatatatatatattgcattcacTAATAGCTGGATTAGAAGGAGCTACTTTTCTGctggtttgttttaatatatgtttggTTTTCATAAAGCAATTCTACATTGATTTTGTATTGTAAACTCATTAATAGGTGGCTGTTACAAATCAGTTATAGAAACAACTGGTAAATATGGATTGTGATTGTTATTCTGTAggaaaaatatgaatttattaaAACCAAGCATGAtgctgtcataataataataataataataataataataatatataatataataataataataataataataataataataataatcgtttaGAAAAAGACAAATGCAAGCTGATTTGGTTCAACATATGACCACTCTGCCTAGTCGTGTGGTCTGATACAATgagaagaaacattttaaatgacatgatTTACTCAATGGGAATATGATTATTTTCCTATTTCCACACCAGCATGTTGTGATTTACTTCCTACACTTTATGAAGTTTGGACATCGGTCTGGATTTTGAAAACATTTCTGCGAAAAACTTGGGTAGAGAGTTATGTGAAATCAGTAAAATTTTGAAGAGATATATACATAGTCAGTATCATGCTGATCTCTGTTGACAAAATGTACAATTGAAATCAAATATGCCTTTGAATACCTAAGAGTGGAAACTGTACTCTCATATAATACATATGGGCAATGGACTCAATCAGTATCCAGTAAttcataatagtaataataataataataataataataataataataataataataatacatctgttAGGCTCACTCCTCAAAAGTCAACActttatttttgaaagaaactTGATTCTGATAAGTGAAGTTATCCATTTAGCCACACGGTGTTGCTGTTCACCAATTTGAAAAACTAAGATAAGCTGTCTAGAGCTCCTCCTTCCTattgaataaaaacacaacatcacAGATTTCTCTGAAACAGAACACTGTGGGTGTGTGGAAGAGATGGTTTTTAACTGTGACAGGCTTTTTTCCTAATAATAGTTATTCTGAGGTGATCTGTTTTTGGTATAGGAATACACTGGATTGTGTAGATctgtgaatacttttgcaaatatGACTATGTCAGACCAAAGAGAATCTATGgggatttattgtgtttttctgcTGCTGCTTTGCCTTTGGAATCCTATTTCTGGACAAATCATCTACTCTATCGCAGAAGAATCAGAACAGGGGACCTTTGTTGGGAATATAGCTAAGGATTTGCATCTCAGTGTCCAAGAACTAGAATCTCGTATGTTTAGGATTGTTTCTGGATCCAAGCAGCGGTATTTTGAGGTAAATTTAAATACTGGCATTCTGCTTGTTAATGAAAGAATTGACAGAGAGGAGCTGTGCCCTAACTCTCCCACCTGCTCTGTAAATTTAGAAGCTATTGCTGACAATCCAGTAAATTTATACCGTGTTGAAATTCATGTTTTAGATATCAATGACAATTCACCATCTTTccattttaaatcactgtattTAAACATTGCTGAGTCAACATTTCCAGGAGCACGATTTCAATTGGAGATTGCTCATGATCCAGATGTAGGCACCAACTCTGTAAATACATATGAACTCAGCTCTAATGAATACTTTATTTTAGATTTACAGACTGATAGTGATCAAAGTAGATCTGCTGAGTTGATTCTACAGAAAGCTTTAGATCGAGAGACAGAGCCTCTGATTCAACTTGTGCTGACAGCTATTGATGGAGGAAACCCACCTAAATCTGGAACGTCACTGGTTATTGTGAAAGTGTTGGATGCCAATGACAACGCTCCTATTTTCAGTAGCTCTGTCTACAAGGTTAGTGTGTTTGAAAATATACCATACAGAAGTGCAATAATCAAACTTAATGCAACTGACCTGGATGAGGGTTTAAATGGGGAAATTGTTTATTCTTTTAGTAATCGTggattaaaaaacatttcaaatatgtttgACATAGATTCCAACACAGGTGAAATTACAGTTAAAGGTGATTTGGATTTTGAACAAAGTCATCTTTATGAAATTCGTGTATTAGCTCTGGACAAAGGTTCACTGCCAATAACTGGACATTGCAAAGTGTtagttgaagtgattgatctcaATGATAATGCTCCTGATATAACTGTAACATCTCTTGTGAGCACTGTCAAGGAGGACTCTAAGAGGGGCACAGTGATTGCTCTCATTACTGTTTCAGACAAAGATGGTGGCAATAACGGGAAGGTTAAATGTCACCTCTCTGGAACAACCCCCTTTAAACTCCAAGCCTCCTATcaaaattattattctttaaccCTAGAGGGAGCTCTGGACCGAGAAAGTCTATCTGAATACAAtattactattacagcaacagatGAAGGAACTCCTCCACTTTCCAGCTCCAAAGTTATCAGTGTGCACGTTTCAGATGTAAATGACAATGCACCACTTTTCCCACAGTCTCCTCTTGCGGTTTATTTAAAGGAAAACCATCCAACTGGATCTCTTATATTTACTGCGTCTGCGTGTGACGCCGATGTAAACGAGAATGCTCAAGTGACGTACTCTTTATTAGAATCTGTAATCCAGGGAATACCTGTCTCTACTTTAGTTAATGTGAACTCTGTGAGTGGGGAAATCTATGGAATGAAATCTTTTGATTATGAGGAATGTAAAACATTCCAGTTTCATATTGAAGCTAAGGATTCTGGAACCCCTTCACaaagcagcaacatgactgtgAACCTGTTTATTCTTGATGACAATGACAACACTCCCGAGATTCTCCCGCCATATTCTAACCTCGGCCTCACTAATACTGAAACTATCCCATACTCTGCTGATGCTGGATATTTTGTTGCCAAGATACGGGCTTTTGATGCCGATTCTGGATACAATGCATGGCTTTCTTATCACATCGTGGAACCCAAAAGAACCGATCTTTTCAGTATTAGTCTTTTCTCTGGGGAAATTAGAACAAAACGAATTTTGAACAATAATGACCCAAAAGAACAGAATTTGGTAATTGTGGTTCAGGACAATGGAGAGGCATCATTATCAGCCACTGTGACCCTGACTATACTGGTTAGCGACAACACTCAAGAACAGCATTCAGAATTCAAGCAAATGCCATCAAAGGACAACGATTTCTctgatttaaatacatatttactcaTCTCAATTGTCTCGAtatcaattatatttttattgactCTTCTTACTTTCATTGTAATTAAATGCCAGAGGACACAGAACAGTTTGAACAGGTATAGCACACCTATGATTTCCTCTTACCCTGATGGCACCTGGGGTTATTGTAAAACCCCACGTTGTGACATGCGTCTAAGCTCAGAGACATCAAAGAGTGAGTTCATGGTTTGTAACTCACAGTTTGGGAATCAAAATGGGGAGATTATGTATAACAACGGAACAATCTCAATTAAACGAGCTGAGCTGATAGGAAACCAAGTCATCATTTCAAACATGGAGGTAAGTTAATAGATAATAATTAGTAACTGTATGGAATTATTTGAGCTATTATGGTAGTACATGGGTTGACtgcttattatttattgttgctaTTCAAGGTAAGAGGTATTAACAGAATATTTAGTAATTTAGTTATTTAAAGCCCATTGCTGTGGTGTGCATAAGTTTGGGGAACTTATACCTAGGGATTCTGTTTTTTGCAATCTGAGTCTCCAGTAGAACTATAGGAATTTGTTTCCACTCAGTAGTTGCGgtgagtttaaagtattcagaacaagtcaatgatagatacaagttaggaagagggacattgcccaactgcactgggaaagatagattttttagtttttttatgtagCACTACTAGTAATTGTTTTTTATGGGAAAGGGGTGATGTcaatatgaattgagtaatcatttccagtgtttttcaggtgtttattggctatataGCGATTtccttattttttgttgttgtttatcatCTTTTATCAGCTAAAACAGAAAATTAGAAACCCTATTATATACAACAATGGGATAAACTCAATTAAACAGGCTGTGTTGATTGGAAAGCAAGTAATcattgttgaattacaaataatgtgtgcacagtttttcaaacaaactttttttattcaaagctgtagtggttaaactgaacactgttatataaggaggaggttaaatgtcagccaaacttgcaaagaaaatgtacaaaatgaaatttgctggttgcataagtattcagccccttaagacagtacttggttgaagcaccttttgcagccattactgctatgagtctttttggataggtctctacaagCTTGATGGTGCCATTTGTGCCAGTTCtagatggtgaaatttttgcccattcttcatggggaaattgttccagttctgataaatttgagggggatcgtcaatggactgaaatcttcaagtctcgccatgaATTTAACTGGATTCaagttgggagtttgactgggccactcaagaacattaattctcttcttattCAACCACTCCATTGTGgatttggctttgtgcttcgggacATTGTCCTGccaaaatgtgaatttcctccccagtttcagagtcttggctgactcaaacatgttttcctcaagggttcacctgtactttgcaccatccattctcgcctctatcctgacaagcttcccactccctgctgaagagaagcatcttcataacacgatgctgccaccaccatgcttgacagttggggtggtgttgactgggtgatgtgcagtgttaggcttgcgccagacgtaacgcttggaatttagctgagggaaattatctacaagttaaaccactttgagtacacacaggttgaaaccatttcattaattttgtgacctttcaaagaATTAATTTggacctgagctgatttagggctgcagtagtaAAGGGGTTATGCAACtgaaattaatctgtttttctttgtaaatcttatttatttatcatcTAGATGCactttttaactttatcaatgtgaaatagtttgtgtagattctacatgtaaagtctaatttgaaaactTAATGGAGTACCCTTAAGTGCcaaaaaaagtgaaacattttcggggggggggggggggtacttctGAAgcacttctatatatatatatatatatatatatatatatatatatatatatatatatatatatatatatatatatattgcattcacTAATAGCTGGATTAGAAGGAGCTACTTTTCTGctggtttgttttaatatatattggtTTTCATAAAGCAattctacatttattttgtattgtaaactCATTAATAGGTGGCTGTTACAAATCAGTTATAGAAACAACTGGTAAATATGGATTGTGATTGTTATTCTGTAggaaaaatatgaatttattaaAACCAAGCATGAtgctgtcataataataataataataataataataataataataataataataataataataataataataataataataataataactagaactgccagccagttttacagctcccaagccccagtatcagtacccgtctaagcgtgtttagttctcaatgtgccaagtttaaaacttcaactgttccacagaagatgattttgaaagttttttttttttttttttttttttcaaaaatgtgtcaggcagccatcttgtttaacgcaagtttcttaaaaaTCAGTTGTATTACCACAATGTCAACGATGATGCTTGTGATGTTTCAAGTTAGTCAaataaaccgtttgtcaactgaggccgttttaaatttcagacataaacataaacctggcggccatcttgttttataaaacataaccattttgacatatttgtattccattgttactgggacaataactaccacgtttggagtttgttggtgaaacggtgttcaatagcagcagtttgctgttaagggtgagtttcaataagatttgtggcagccattttgacattaaaatttatcacagaaacttctgcttcgcaaacttgatgctggtttggatgctgataatatatGCCAAttgtcagatcaattgcttcacctgTTCcgaagaagaagatttcgaaagttTTTATCGAAAAATGGTTCACGGTGCCAATAACGAGgacgcagcagcaacattttttcagcatcagacattCAAATTATCCAACTTGtcagctgccaagtcagaacctgatcagtcacacagcttcgaagcagcagcagtttaaagttttaggaagaaaaaattaataaacaaataaaaataataataaaaattaaataaaataaaaattaaaagaaatccTTAACAATAACAATGGGCTTCCCAGCCTTTGCTATACATCTGTTAGGCTCACTACTCGAAACTCAATActttatttttgaaagaaactAGGTTCTGATAAGTGATGTTATCCATTTAGCCACATGGTGTTGCTGTTCACCAACTTGAAAAACTAAGACAAACTGTCTAGAGCTCCTCCTCCCTActgaataaaaacacaacaacacagtTTTTTCTGAAACAGAACACAGTGGATGTGTGGGAGAGATGATTCTTAACTGTGACAGGCTTTTTCTTAATAATATTCTGAGGTGATCTGTCCCTATATACTGGATTATACACATctgtgaatacttctgcaaatatGACTTTGTCAGACCAAAGAGAATCTATGgggatttattgtgtttttctgcTGCTGTCTTGCCTTTGGAATCCTATTTCTGGACAAATCATCTACTCTATCGCAGAAGAATCAGAACAGGGGACCTTTGTTGGAAATATAGCTAAGGATTTGCATCTCAGTGGCCAAGAACTAGAATCTCGTATGTTTCGGGTTGTTTCTGGATCAAAGCAGCAGTATTTTGAGGTAAATTTAAACACTGGCATTCTGTTTGTTAATGAAAGAATTGACAGAGAGGAGCTGTGCCCTAATACTCCCACCTGCTCTGTAAATTTAGAAGCTATTGCTGACAATCCAGTAAATTTATACCGTGTTGAAATTCATGTTTTAGATATCAATGACAATTCACCATCTTTCCCTGTTAAATCACTGTATTTAAACATTGCTGAGTCCACATTGCCAGGAGCACAATTCCCATTAGAGATTGCTCATGATCCAGATGTAGGCACCAACTCTGTAAATACATATGAACTCAGCTCTAATGAATACTTTATTCTAGATTTACAGACTGATAGTGATCAAAGTAGATCTGCTGAGTTGATTCTACAGAAAGCTTTGGATCGAGAGACACAGCCTCTGATTCAACTTGTGCTGACAGCTATTGATGGAGGAAACCCACCTAAATCTGGAACCTCACTGGTTATTGTGAAAGTGTTGGATAATAATGACAACGCTCCTATTTTCAGTAGCTCAGTGTATAAAGTCAGTATTATTGAAAATGTATCATATGGGACTACGATAATGAAACTCAATGCAACTGACGTGGATGAAGGTTTAAATGGCGaaattgtttattcatttagtAATCGTggacttaaaaacattttagacacATTTGAGATAGATTCAAGCACCGGTGAAATTATAGTTAAAGGGGACCTGGATTTtgaagaaaacaatgtttttgaaaTTCGTGTGTTAGCTCAGGACAAAGGACAGACCCCAATGGGTACACATTGTAAAGTGTtggttgaagtgattgatctcaATGATAATGCTCCTGATATAACTGTAACATCTCTTGTGAGCACCATCAAGGAGGACTCTAAGAGGGGCACAGTGATTGCTCTCATTACTGTTTCAGACAAAGATGGTGGCAACAATGGGAAGGTTAAATGTCACCTCTCTGGAACAACCCCCTTTAAACTCCAAGCCTCCTATcaaaattattattctttaaccCTAGAGGGAGCTCTGGATCGAGAAAGTCTATCTGAATACAAtattactattacagcaacagatGAAGGAACTCCTCCACTTTCCAGCTCCAAAGTTATCAGTGTGCACGTTTCAGATGTAAATGACAATGCACCACTTTTCCCACAGTCTCCTCTTGAGGTATATTTAAAGGAAAACCATCCAACTGGATCTCTTATATTTACTGCGTCTGCGTGTGACGCCGATATAAACGAGAATGCTCAAGTGACGTACTCTTTATTAGAATCTGTAATCCAGGGAATACCTGTCTCTACTTTAATTAATGTGAACTCTGTGAGTGGGGAAATCTATGGAATGAAATCTTTTGATTATGAGGAATGTAAAACATTCCAGTTTCATATTGAAGCTAAGGATTCTGGAACCCCTTCACaaagcagcaacatgactgtgAACCTGTTTATTCTTGATGACAATGACAACACTCCCGAGATTCTCCCGCCATATTCTAACCTCGGCCTCACTAATACTGAAAATATCCCATACTCTGCTGATGCTGGATATTTTGTTGCCAAGATACGGGCTTTTGATGCTGATTCTGGATACAATGCATGGCTTTCTTATCACATCGTGGAACCCAAAAGAACCGATCTTTTCAGTATCAATCTTTACTCTGGGGAAATTAGAACAAAACGAATTTTGAGGGATAATGACCCAAAAGAACAGATTTTGGTAATTGTGGTTCAGGACAACGGAGAGGCATCATTATCAGCCACTGTGACACTGACTATACTGGTTAGCGACAACACTCAAGAACAGCATTCAGAATTCAAGCAAATGCCAACAAAGGACAACAATTTCTCTGATTTAAATACATACTTACTCATCTCAATTGTCTCTAtatcaattatatttatattgactctttttactttcattgtcTTTAAATGCCAGAGGACACAGAACAGTTTGAACAGGTATAGCACACCTATGATTTCCTCTTACCCTGATGGCACCTGGGATTATTGTAAAACCCAGCACTGTGACGTGCGTCTAAGCTCAGAGACTTCAAAGAGCGAGTTCATGGTTTATAACACACAGTTTGGGAATCAAAATGGGGAGATTATATATAACAACGGGACAAACTCAATTAAACGGGCTGAGCTGATTGGAAAACAAGTCATCATTTCAAACATTGAGGTAAGCAAATCTAGGTTTacagttgttattatttttgttattttctcagtATCAGTAGCTATATTATAGTAAATGTGTTAtagtgaatttttttattttaatatgacatTTAGATGTGCACTTTTAATACACTGTAGTTTCTGACAAATACTTCAATTTAATCTTAAAGGGAGCTCTTGAATGGAAGTTTAGAATTTTTCAAACAGCCTTCTGGTGGCAGCATTTTAAAGAATGGTAAATTATCACCTTAAAAGAGCAG is a window of Polyodon spathula isolate WHYD16114869_AA chromosome 12, ASM1765450v1, whole genome shotgun sequence DNA encoding:
- the LOC121324950 gene encoding protocadherin alpha-4-like isoform X3; this encodes MTMSDQRESMGIYCVFLLLLCLWNPISGQIIYSIAEESEQGTFVGNIAKDLHLSVQELESRMFRIVSGSKQRYFEVNLNTGILLVNERIDREELCPNSPTCSVNLEAIADNPVNLYRVEIHVLDINDNSPSFHFKSLYLNIAESTFPGARFQLEIAHDPDVGTNSVNTYELSSNEYFILDLQTDSDQSRSAELILQKALDRETEPLIQLVLTAIDGGNPPKSGTSLVIVKVLDANDNAPIFSSSVYKVSVFENIPYRSAIIKLNATDLDEGLNGEIVYSFSNRGLKNISNMFDIDSNTGEITVKGDLDFEQSHLYEIRVLALDKGSLPITGHCKVLVEVIDLNDNAPDITVTSLVSTVKEDSKRGTVIALITVSDKDGGNNGKVKCHLSGTTPFKLQASYQNYYSLTLEGALDRESLSEYNITITATDEGTPPLSSSKVISVHVSDVNDNAPLFPQSPLAVYLKENHPTGSLIFTASACDADVNENAQVTYSLLESVIQGIPVSTLVNVNSVSGEIYGMKSFDYEECKTFQFHIEAKDSGTPSQSSNMTVNLFILDDNDNTPEILPPYSNLGLTNTETIPYSADAGYFVAKIRAFDADSGYNAWLSYHIVEPKRTDLFSISLFSGEIRTKRILNNNDPKEQNLVIVVQDNGEASLSATVTLTILVSDNTQEQHSEFKQMPSKDNDFSDLNTYLLISIVSISIIFLLTLLTFIVIKCQRTQNSLNRYSTPMISSYPDGTWGYCKTPRCDMRLSSETSKSEFMVCNSQFGNQNGEIMYNNGTISIKRAELIGNQVIISNMEPRQPNTDWRYSASLRAGIQSSVLMEESAVLQGAPVVHVQNWPTVSSATLEPDAGEVSPPVGAGINSNSWTFKYGPGNHRHQQQQQHQLKPGEVPENFIIPGSPAIISIRQDQAGAVDGKGDFITFGKKEETKKKKKKKKGKADKKDKGSGNNDNSDH
- the LOC121324950 gene encoding protocadherin alpha-6-like isoform X2, translating into MTLSDQRESMGIYCVFLLLSCLWNPISGQIIYSIAEESEQGTFVGNIAKDLHLSGQELESRMFRVVSGSKQQYFEVNLNTGILFVNERIDREELCPNTPTCSVNLEAIADNPVNLYRVEIHVLDINDNSPSFPVKSLYLNIAESTLPGAQFPLEIAHDPDVGTNSVNTYELSSNEYFILDLQTDSDQSRSAELILQKALDRETQPLIQLVLTAIDGGNPPKSGTSLVIVKVLDNNDNAPIFSSSVYKVSIIENVSYGTTIMKLNATDVDEGLNGEIVYSFSNRGLKNILDTFEIDSSTGEIIVKGDLDFEENNVFEIRVLAQDKGQTPMGTHCKVLVEVIDLNDNAPDITVTSLVSTIKEDSKRGTVIALITVSDKDGGNNGKVKCHLSGTTPFKLQASYQNYYSLTLEGALDRESLSEYNITITATDEGTPPLSSSKVISVHVSDVNDNAPLFPQSPLEVYLKENHPTGSLIFTASACDADINENAQVTYSLLESVIQGIPVSTLINVNSVSGEIYGMKSFDYEECKTFQFHIEAKDSGTPSQSSNMTVNLFILDDNDNTPEILPPYSNLGLTNTENIPYSADAGYFVAKIRAFDADSGYNAWLSYHIVEPKRTDLFSINLYSGEIRTKRILRDNDPKEQILVIVVQDNGEASLSATVTLTILVSDNTQEQHSEFKQMPTKDNNFSDLNTYLLISIVSISIIFILTLFTFIVFKCQRTQNSLNRYSTPMISSYPDGTWDYCKTQHCDVRLSSETSKSEFMVYNTQFGNQNGEIIYNNGTNSIKRAELIGKQVIISNIEPRQPNTDWRYSASLRAGIQSSVLMEESAVLQGAPVVHVQNWPTVSSATLEPDAGEVSPPVGAGINSNSWTFKYGPGNHRHQQQQQHQLKPGEVPENFIIPGSPAIISIRQDQAGAVDGKGDFITFGKKEETKKKKKKKKGKADKKDKGSGNNDNSDH